TTGGTTTGCGGAAAACATTTTTTCtcttataaatatgattttgtaaAGCAGATTCCTAAGAAGAAAATGTctggaaaagtatttttagcatatttggttgatcatggaaaagtaacagatttctaaagtgctaatgtttggttgaccatccacttttctgagaaagttatgtgtaatttctattatacccttaataaaaattgggTCTTTAATGCttatttaatgctgaagggcttttttggggaaaaaaagtgGAGTGATTCCTAGCTCATGGGAAAATAACTTTtctatgggctcgtttggttcgcgggaaaagaagcggggggaaagtgtggtcaacgggaaagtaatgagatggctcttgtttggttgaagttttcaaaagagagagatgtgaaacttgtattcccatggaaatatgattcccacattttataGAAAGTCTTTCCAATgagaaatataaaaaagttacttttctatgaggcggaaatcactttatttttatttttattttaagaaggcccttcagcattaaagaagcattaaagaggcattaaagacctaatttttattgagtaagagtagaaattatacataactttttcagaaaagtggatggtcaaccaaacataagcattttggaaatctgtcacttttccatggtcaaccaaacatgccaaaagtactttcctaggcatcctctttctaAGAATCTGCTTCGCATaaatcatattcctatgaaggaaaatgctttccgcgaaccaaacgagccctatgttTCTTATAGAAAgacttttcaatgaaatatgggaataatattttcatacaaatacaactttttcatctctcttttttgaaaactccaataaAGCAAGAGTCATCTTATTACTTtccccgttgaccacactttctctccttttttccgcgaaccaaacaagccccctcggtaccttttttttttttttttttttttttttttttttttgaaaggaaaGTTACCCTTCAGTGCTTCAGAGAGGAGGACGCTTGGACATTAAAAGCTTCAATGCCTGATGGTCGAAATTGGGGTCAGGGCTCAATACCCTGGTAATCCACACAGGCTGTAGTAATCTATAAGTCGGCCATGGAACAAGTTTCATTTCCGCGTGACAaggatataattattagagcttTGATATTTGAAGGATGTCCAAACCCAAGAGGGATCCATGCCTTCTCAAGAAAGGGTCTTTTTCTTGGTATTCCAATCTATCATTTTACAGCATGCCCGTACACTGTGATGGCCTCAGATTTGGTCCATTTGTTTCACCTGATGGATGTATGACATTTGGCCAACAAGATTTGATCCAACTAGTCTTCAGATCCGTGTTCAGTCCTAACTGGTGGCATATTTCCTCTAATAAATAGTTTTGGATGTGCAATATCTCCGCTAATACACACTCCCATTCTCTACGCTAATAAGTTTaggtaaataatttttttttattttttgttaaagcAGATAATTCATACAGTTCGAGTACAGATACATTCAACaagatcaaaaaataataagattCGGAGTGCTCTACACAACTCTCCTTCTTCAATCTACATGGTGCCTCTGAAGTAACTGACCATATGTCTTGTTTGTCTTTTTGAATATATGTTTAGCCCGAAAAGCCACACTAATACTcatcataatttaaattttttgaagcACTACATAAATAATCTCTACTTCAATGCACACTTTTTTCCTCTTCACTAGGTTGAGTGTATTTGTTGGTGTATTAATGCTAGAGATGGACACTTTTTACATTTGTATATCAGCAATCTTCAATGATAATATTAGTTTTGGGGTAACAATATGATTACCTCTATTTTAACAAATCCCATTATGGGATGATGCTTGATGTCTAAACTTCATCTTCTGCCTACCAAAAATTGTCCTGATATTCTACTTTTGTGATTAATACTGCTTTATCTAGATGGCGGGATCCACTGTAGGTGGAATTTTCTTCAGCAAGCAAGAAAATTACATCagggaaaaaaatttaaaacaagcaAGTGCATCAAAGAGTTTGCTGCAGAATCCAAGCTTCCATAGCATTAGTCGACAATTTTTTTTAGGGCTATATATAGCATTAGTCTTCTTTCAAACTTAATTAATTTGAAGTTTCCCAAAAGAACCTTAATTAATGCAAAGAAACGTTCCATGGCACTCGTCTACATGTACTCCATGGTTTAAAAAATAACTTGGGAATAGGGAGCACAGAGAACTTGCATGGGCCACCCCAAAAGCTGTCGTTTGAAAATGGGCGGTAACCTGACGGGAGGTAATAAGACCTCAACTCGCAGCCCAAACAAGCAACCAGCTTTCTTGGATAGACCGCAAAAACCCTGCACCAGTGGCCAGTAGTGGGGGTCGGAGCACCGTTAGCGTGCTTGGGGACAACGGACGCTGGGCAAAATTCTAACCTGGTTGAAGTCTCGCTCTCGGCGAGTGGCGACAAAATCCACCACTTCGTTGGCTCCAAACCCTAGCTTTAGCTCGAGACAAACCCTAGTGCTTCCTATAAATCTCGTGTCCTCTGTTTGCTCCCTCCGCTCGCTGAAGAGGCATCGGGACTGCgagaggggaaggagaaggCGAAGAAAAGAAGGGGAATAAGAAGGGAAACCGTCGTGTTTCGATCGCAAATCGGAAGGAAAACCGTGAGTTGATTCATCTCTTGTTTCGTTTTTCGTCTTGTTTTCACTTGCTCTGCTCCAAAGCTGGCTCCTTTCTTCGCGTTCTTCTTGCTTGACGAACGGGAAAAGAGGAAATGTGGGAAAAATGCGAGCTTTCTATACGTGGATATTCTAAAGAGAGCTCTTCTATATCGTATGGAAACTTGGAAAGAAGCCCCGcctctttttgtttccttttcttcgttgcaagaagaagaaaaaagaccaGAAACAGTGTTATGGTGGGAAAGTTACGACCTTTCCTTGAGCGGTTCTATTAAAGAAAGGTCATCTAAAATACATAGAAAATATTTCATTTTCTTCTAGTTTCTTGTTTTCTTAAAGTTTGGTTTGTTTGGGCTtcgttgccaaaaaaaaaaatctgcaccAGAAGTGATAATGCCAGATCTTTTGATATCAACACCGCAGGCTTTTTGAGGATTTCCTGATCGGAAAGTGCATATAAACTAcagaaaataagaaagaaaaccaTAAAAGTTTCTTCTTTGATGAGTTCTAATATAGGCTTCTTTTAAGTTCCTCTTGATCATCCTTTTCTCTTTGGGATCTTCTTTGTTGATGAGTTCTCATCTGCGCTTGTCTCCTCTCCTTAGCCTATCTGTGGCCATTTTTCTCCTTCTCCGACCCCTATCCCCGTGCTTTCatgctttatttcttttttattacaCCTTGGTTTTGTGTTTTGAACTATCGTAGCAGTTATTATTTTCAAGGAAGAATCCCTTCAGCAGGCAACGAGATTTGACGGAttcaaaactaaaatttattGCTTTTAATCTtgaaatatttcttattttaataTCTATTTACATTTATTTCATTAATTCTTTAAAAGCTGCTATTTTCACggtactcaaaaaaaaagaaggttttATTACTTGGTTCTTGCCGACTGTGAGGAGACTCCTCAGGAGGCGCGCCGTTCTGCAGCCCTTGCTCCTTTGACCCCCTTTACCCAAGCTCCATTGTTTCCTCTCCCATTACTACGGCGCGGTACAATTTCTTTAACTTGCCCATCAATGACTAAACTGCCGTCCTTGCCCGGTCTTGGTTCATTCAAATGTAAGGGCATTGTCGTCACTTCAATCaacagggggggggggggggggcacgcAAACTCTCTAGATTCCTTCCTCCCTGCTTACGTTATGCGGTTGCGAAGCAATGATGGGAATGGATGGAGAGTACGAGTAGAGCAGTATTGAAGTTAAGGGGAAAAGTTGAAAGCTTTGGTAAAAGCGATGTCTTTGTGCTCAGCTTTGTGAAATGGTGGAAGAAAACAAGCTAGGATTACTAGAGCAGTCATTTGTTCCATTGGTTTGGATCCACTTGCTGCTCGTTGGGGTCCATGGGACATTTATTTTGTTCTTGTGCAACAAGCTCGCCTGATATGAGCTCTCTTTATGGTTTGCTCTGTTCTGTTGTGGTTGCAGGTCTTGGCTTGTGGAAGAGGATAGACTAAGTGGGATAGCATGCAGACACCCAAACCCAGGTATGTTCTGCACTTgagtttttgtttttgtaatACCCGGATGCTGATTTCTGAATAGTTTCGCTCAGTGGGTGGTGGTGGGATCCAAGATGGGCTTGTTTGTATTAAACTGAGTAGATAGGATCAAATGGTCCCTCTGGTTGGATTTCTTTATATTTTCCAATGGAGAGGGTTCCACTCCACCCCCTGTGTGTATAACCGCCTGTTTGGTTTGTTGGATTTGTCCGATTGTGTGTTAGGGTGGTGGCCCATGCATGGGAAAACTTATCTTATTCACTcgatatatgtatgtgtgaatATGCTTGGAAGTAACGGCTCTGTACCTTTTCTTTGTACAAGATTTGTTAAACTTGATGTATATTGTTGATCCTTTCCTTATAAGCTTAGCTTTTGGGGATAAATTGGTTAGTTAATATGGTATTAGAGCAGAGATTTGCTGGAGATGGTGAGTGCTCATTCCTTGTAAATATGGGGCTTCAAAATGAGGTTTTGTAACGGGTTATGATATCTAATAATGCTTCTATTCTTTTGTGATGGAGAAGGGGATCCATAAAGGGTATGGACCAGTATGATGTGATGGGAGAGGAGTTTTAGCTTGTGACAAATCAGATGTTTTTGGAATGTTGGGCCTTGCCTTAACTTTTCATAGGAGGTATCTAGtggatatacatgggttttatGACTGATTTGATATTATTGTGTGTGTCTTCTGTTCATTTTATCTGGTGTGACCAAATAGGCACATCTTTAAATTATTGGGACTGTACTTACCAATTCCCTTTGTCAGTTCGCATGAGCCTGAAGAATCAATTTTGGATACTTGACTTGATTTCATGATCAATTCTGCACCTTCCAATCTTTGTCGTTTATGATTGAAATTAATATCCACTTCTACGGATCATGTAGAATCACAATTTTACTTGGGTTAGCTGCTCGATCTTGTTGCAACGACTGATTGATGGAGAGAAGGTTCTGAATCAGTAAACTGTTACTGGTAGGGCGAGGTGAAAGTACCCTATTTGGTGGTTAACTTATATGTGTTGCCACTTTCAACACTGATATAAGCATATCATTTTTCTTCTGTATTTATGGATCCTAGAAGCATCTGTCTTTAACTTCTTGATCACGCTGACCGATCTGCAATGACAATTTCACTTGTTACatatgaactttttttttttttccttttgtgtgtttgtgtgtggaaCTGCAGCAATTTTGTTTCTGGTGGACCACAAATTATTACTCAGAGAAATTTAGACAATGCTgtagaaattttaattttctcacTAATACATTTATGTTTTATGTTTCTTGTTGATGACAAGCATGTATTGATTTCTTAAAAGTCAGATATCTCTTTTGCTTGAAGCAGGAGCGTATCATCAGAAGTTCCTCAAAGAACTTCTCCAGCCACTCCTAGATCGACTCGTGTAGCCAAGGCAGAAGGACATGAATCTGACTCTTCCGCTTCTGTTCACGCTCCTACAAAGACCCCAACTGAAAGAAGTCCTAAGGTTGTCGAGCGCCGGTCACCCAGAAGTCCAGTAACTGAGGTAATGACTAAGTGGAACTGCCCTGTTTCTTGACAACAGCTTCTAGGACGGGTCATTGTTCCTGAACATTATATGCAAGCTCACAACATGATATCCTCTGCGAAACTAGAATCTACTGCTCATGTTTCTGAACAGCAATCTCATATACTTTTTAGATGCATGTCGTCAACTGACACTGAAGGGAAACATTGCAATTTGTATCTTGAATAGGTAGCTTACATTCTGTTAAACCTCTCTCTGTGTTGATTTTGGCTTTATGAATGCTACATATACATGAGCATGTTTGGGAGTTGAACGATGCCTAGATGGATGATATCATTCGGGCTCAGCAGCCATTTCTTTTAAGGTTTAACATCAATTTTGTAAGGCAATTGATTGATCAGTTTGACCTGCTTCAGACTTGAGGCATCCTGGATTTAGTCCCAATCAGACCTAAATCTAGACTTCTAAGTTGCACATGGCATTGAAAACCTGGTAAATCAACCTCATATACATGCAAGATAATGTAATCATTTTGAACTATGACATTCAGCACTCTGAATTTGTAGAAATTGTGGATCCTTAACCTCGGTAGTCTTTGTTTTCTACTGCCGTACTGCTGTCTTCTCTCCTACATTGTCGTGTATTTTTCCATTTATGTTTTACTTAGGTAGTTGATATCTCTGCATGCTGTACCATTATAGCGTAGTAGGCAACAAAACACCAACTAAATGTTCATATTGCAGGTGGTTTTTAGGTCAATCATCTTTAATTTCTTTCAGTGGGGATGACTAATATCTCCCACTTCTTTTCTGAAAACCAGAAGAAGCGTCCAAGTAGGATATCTGAGTTGGAGTCCCAACTCACTCAGCTCCAAGAGGATTTGAAAAAGACAAAGGATCAGTTAAGTTCATCTGAAGCAGGGAAGAGGCGAGCCCAGCAGGATGCAGAAGAAGCCAAGAAACAGCTACAAGGCATGTCTGCACAGGTTGAGGATTCACAGCGTCAGCTTGTGGAGTTCTCTGCAGCTGAAGAAACTCGGCTCCAGGAACTACGCAAAATTTCGCAGGAGCGTGATCGCGCATGGCAGTCTGAACTTGAAGCTATCCAGAAACAGCATTCTGTCGATTCCACGGCTTTGGCCTCTGCCATGGGTGAGATTCAGAGGCTGAAGCAGCAGGTTGAAAATGCTGTTAAATCTGAGACTGCCCAAGCAAAGCACTCTGAAGAAGCTCACGTTGAGCTTCAGGCTTTGAAGCAAGACATGGCGGAAACACTTGCTGCCCTTGAGAACCTAAAGATTCAGCTTAGAACTACCGAAAAAGCGGAGGATGAAGCACGGGCAATGGTCAGCGAGGCTCAACAGCAACTGGAAATGGCTAAGATCAGTGTTGAGACTCTTAATTCTGAGGGTTCGAAACTAAGGGAATCCTTGAGTTCTGTGACCTCTGAGCTAGAAGAATCCAGGGCTCAAGTTAGTTCACTAGAGGAAATTGTTAAAAAATTGCAGGCTGATAAGTTTGCCGAGGAGGTTGACCTCAATGAACTCGACAAATCTGGTTGTGGTTTTTGGGAGTCAGAAGTGGAAAAATTGCGATCTGCACTTGAAGCAGCCGAGATCAAGTGCCAAGAAGAACATAATCAAAATACAATGCAGGTCCAGTCTGCCTATGAACAGTTGGAGCGTATGAAAACTGATTGTGGACTGAGAGAAGCTGAACTAGAATCATTGTTGAAGAATGGGAGGACAGAGATTGCTGAGTTGAAGGCAGCTCTTGTTGACAGGGAATCTGAAGTTCGGAAATTAGCAGCTCTGAACAAGGAACTGAATGCAGAAAGAGAGAAGGCTCGGGTAGTGGATTCTGAGATGGAGGCAAAATTAATGAAATCGATTACCGACATTGCTGAGCTGAAGGCAAACCTCATGGATAAAGAGACAGAGCTGCAGAGTATTTCGGAGGAGAACGAGACGCTGAAATTAGAATTAGGAAAGAAAGAGACAGAGAGCCGTAAGAGTTATGAAGCAGTCATTGCTGAGCTTGAGGTAGCAAGAGCTGCAGAGAGGGAGGCGACAATGAAGCTTGGATATGTTACCGAGGAGGCTGATAAAAACAGCAGGAGAGCCGCAAGAGTGGCTGAGCAGCTTGAAGCAGCTCAATCAATGAATTCAGAGATGGAAGCTGAACTAAGGAGGCTGAGAGTGCAGTCCGATCAATGGAGGAAGGCAGCTGAAGCAGCCACAGCTGTTCTCACTACGGGCAACCATGGGAGTTTCATGGAGAGGAGCGGCTCATTGGACTCTCAGTACAACACTGTTGCTGGGAAGCTGATGAACTCCCCGTTTTCTGATGACTTGGATGATGAATCACCAAAGAAGAAGGAcaaaaatatgctgaaaagaatCGGTGGGTTGTGGAAGAAGAGCCCCAAGTAAGATGACAGTTGATTATTTATTGGTAAGTTAATCACTGTCATTTGGTTTTCCTATTATTGATGCACTTATCCTAGCTCATGCTAATTGGGACATTGATCAgttctttcattcttttttgTGGCCAGAACACCATGGGATGTGACACTGAGGAAAAGTGCACTGCTTCAAGACAGGTGATGCAAGAGAGCTTTAGCTTTGATTTGCTCTTCTTTCAACCTGCTTCAAACTTTACTCTTCTTGATGCTACTTAAATATACCTGTAAAACTTTATTTCAATGCCACTTTTCTCATGGAACAGATAGCTCCTGATTGTCTTGTGGCAACAGGAACAAGTTCGGTGTTCGGCACCATTATTATTAGAAATTTCCCCCCTTTATCTCCCCTTGAATGTTTATCAGATTGTTCTACGTCTCGGATAAGGGTGGCTCTCACAGCCCCTGCGGAGTGACCAAAGGGTACAATTATCTGGGCCATGGGCTGTAATCGGGTGACTAAAACGCTCCGGTTGCGTTTAAGCCCAAGGCTCATAGCCGACATATTTGGGCCAAGTGGGCGGACGGGAGACACGAGAGAATCGGGCCATTTAGCCATCCAACTTAACTTAGGCTTGAATTAGATTGAACTGGTTTGCCTTGCAAGCTTGACATTGTTTATCGGCTGACATCATTACtaatccttcttcaaatcctGCTTCAAATCTTGCTGATGGTTGCATGCCTTGCCTATGGATCTTCTCAACTATCTTCCTATATATACATCGTGAGAATCGATTATACTACAAGATTGCTCTTAGATACTTGTCCAGAATTaaagaatctaaataatattttagtagAACGTTAGAAATTGCACGCCTGTGGCTAATAAGTAACAATTGCGGCAACTTCTATTAGCACGGATAGATCAACATAAAACGGGAGATAAATCATAATTTCTATCACTAGTGGCATAAATAAGATAGAAGTAATTCATTTTTCATTTAACATTTGTGTTATTACTCACCTTCATCTGAATTGCTAAATCGGTCTTAGTCACAGTTTGTTGAAATGATGCTAGATTATTTTTTAACACAAAAGGTTCGATAACGTGCAGAGCATTGCAAAGCCTAATACTGAAGGGGCTATTCGATCATTGAAAAGATACGATACCGACATGTATCTTATTGAAAAGGTCTATGAGTTCCTTTTCCCACCGTGCTTGCACCACAAGACTAATAATAAGATTTCCATCAACATACCACCTATCCGCTCATAACATTATGCTACCAACACATATATGGCATATATAATACCCGGAATATACCCCAATATGGTCAGCAAAAGGTCAATCCAAAACTCCACCtgcacaaataaatcataaaaaaaaagggcacCGCATCACCGTCCAAAAAAATACACACGTATTATATCAAAGAAAAACACCAGtctaaatagaaataaataaatcctTCTGTGCAAATAAATAAGCAGTAGAAGCATAGAAATGAATGATCTTATGATGCAAAGGACACTAAAAGATCGACTTACACCACATCCATAACGGAGAAAGACTCCAAGAGGTGGCAACAGTATGGCCAGTACTACTTCGAGGAACGTCGCGGATCCCATCTCTTGGAAGCTATTCTTAGCTGAAATTTATTCTCAGAGAGCGAGAGGAGAATGAGGATAAGAGTTATCGTGAAGGAGGAGGAGACTGGGCTTGGAATTGAGGGAGCATTCGGCTTTGGAGGTGGTTTTAGGCTTCGACGGTTTTTGCTCGTGAGAGCGGGAACGTGGCAGGTGAGGCTAATCGCTTGGAGGCCACGTGTGTTATTTGTGTGACACGTGTCCTCTCTAGATCGGGATCTTGGTGTCGATACTGGCCCAGGTGTGGCATGGAGATGGGATCTACGGTTATATTTTCTTGGTGGTTTGATACGTTTCTACTTGAGATGCCTGGGTTGCACGGTCAAAATTAAAGCTAAAATTTTTAGTTCTACTTGTGA
The Phoenix dactylifera cultivar Barhee BC4 chromosome 3, palm_55x_up_171113_PBpolish2nd_filt_p, whole genome shotgun sequence DNA segment above includes these coding regions:
- the LOC103708846 gene encoding low temperature-induced protein lt101.2, translated to MGSATFLEVVLAILLPPLGVFLRYGCGVEFWIDLLLTILGYIPGIIYAIYVLVA
- the LOC103708855 gene encoding interactor of constitutive active ROPs 2, chloroplastic-like isoform X2, giving the protein MQTPKPRSVSSEVPQRTSPATPRSTRVAKAEGHESDSSASVHAPTKTPTERSPKVVERRSPRSPVTEKKRPSRISELESQLTQLQEDLKKTKDQLSSSEAGKRRAQQDAEEAKKQLQGMSAQVEDSQRQLVEFSAAEETRLQELRKISQERDRAWQSELEAIQKQHSVDSTALASAMGEIQRLKQQVENAVKSETAQAKHSEEAHVELQALKQDMAETLAALENLKIQLRTTEKAEDEARAMVSEAQQQLEMAKISVETLNSEGSKLRESLSSVTSELEESRAQVSSLEEIVKKLQADKFAEEVDLNELDKSGCGFWESEVEKLRSALEAAEIKCQEEHNQNTMQVQSAYEQLERMKTDCGLREAELESLLKNGRTEIAELKAALVDRESEVRKLAALNKELNAEREKARVVDSEMEAKLMKSITDIAELKANLMDKETELQSISEENETLKLELGKKETESRKSYEAVIAELEVARAAEREATMKLGYVTEEADKNSRRAARVAEQLEAAQSMNSEMEAELRRLRVQSDQWRKAAEAATAVLTTGNHGSFMERSGSLDSQYNTVAGKLMNSPFSDDLDDESPKKKDKNMLKRIGGLWKKSPK
- the LOC103708855 gene encoding interactor of constitutive active ROPs 2, chloroplastic-like isoform X1 translates to MQTPKPSRSVSSEVPQRTSPATPRSTRVAKAEGHESDSSASVHAPTKTPTERSPKVVERRSPRSPVTEKKRPSRISELESQLTQLQEDLKKTKDQLSSSEAGKRRAQQDAEEAKKQLQGMSAQVEDSQRQLVEFSAAEETRLQELRKISQERDRAWQSELEAIQKQHSVDSTALASAMGEIQRLKQQVENAVKSETAQAKHSEEAHVELQALKQDMAETLAALENLKIQLRTTEKAEDEARAMVSEAQQQLEMAKISVETLNSEGSKLRESLSSVTSELEESRAQVSSLEEIVKKLQADKFAEEVDLNELDKSGCGFWESEVEKLRSALEAAEIKCQEEHNQNTMQVQSAYEQLERMKTDCGLREAELESLLKNGRTEIAELKAALVDRESEVRKLAALNKELNAEREKARVVDSEMEAKLMKSITDIAELKANLMDKETELQSISEENETLKLELGKKETESRKSYEAVIAELEVARAAEREATMKLGYVTEEADKNSRRAARVAEQLEAAQSMNSEMEAELRRLRVQSDQWRKAAEAATAVLTTGNHGSFMERSGSLDSQYNTVAGKLMNSPFSDDLDDESPKKKDKNMLKRIGGLWKKSPK